In Acipenser ruthenus chromosome 58, fAciRut3.2 maternal haplotype, whole genome shotgun sequence, a genomic segment contains:
- the LOC131724920 gene encoding gastrula zinc finger protein XlCGF26.1-like — MEPVHIKQERPVLDSVHIKEESPVLESVHIKEESLVLESVHIKEESPVLDSVHIKEEIPVLDSVHIKEESPVLESVHIKEESTVLELVHIKEESLVLESVHIKEESPVLDSVHIKEEIPVLDSVHIKEESPVLESVHIKEESPVLESVHIKDESPVLESVHIKEESPVLESVHIKEESPVLESVHIKAESPVLESVHIKEESPVLESVHIKEEIPVLESVHIKEESPVLESVYVKEESHHPNCCECGADFRHHSPMKHHLRVLKVQLGYPCERQDSDMELPELDPVHVEEEGNHFKTSSLQGSLSCTECGKSFSQLQNLKLHHKIHTGEKQHVCPDCGKRFRRLQHLKLHQRIHTGEKPHVCADCGKSFRYSQSLKYHQRIHRTVKSHVCAACGKSFSQSSTLKTHKRIHTGEKQHVCADCGKSFNHLKYLKVHQRIHTGEKPHVCADCGKRFSQLKNLKNHQRIHTGEKPHVCADCGKRFSQLKNLKLHQRIHTGEKPYSCADCGKSFNQSDHLKRHQRIHTGEKPYVCADCGKSFRLSSDLKIHQRIHTGEKPHVCADCGKSFNQSGHLKRHQRIHTGEKQHVCADCGKSFRRLQNLKYHQRIHTGEKPHPCHKCEKSLTRAQKFQSF, encoded by the coding sequence atggagcctgtccatattaaacaggagagacctGTACTAGactcagtccatattaaagaggagagtcctgtactagaatcagtccatattaaagaggagagtcttgtactagaatcagtccatattaaagaggagagtcctgtactagactcagtccatattaaagaggagattCCTGTCCTAGactcagtccatattaaagaggagagtcctgtactagaatcagtccatattaaagaggagagtacTGTACTAGAAttagtccatattaaagaggagagtcttgtactagaatcagtccatattaaagaggagagtcctgtactagactcagtccatattaaagaggagattCCTGTCCTAGactcagtccatattaaagaggagagtcctgtactagaatcagtccatattaaagaggagagtcctgtactagaatcagtccatattaaagatgagagtcctgtactagaatcagtccatattaaagaggagagtcctgtactagaatcagtccatattaaagaggagagtcctgtactcgaatcagtccatattaaagcggagagtcctgtactagaatcagtccatattaaagaggagagtcctgtcctagaatcagtccatattaaagaggagattCCTGtcctagaatcagtccatattaaagaggagagtcctgtactagaatcagtctaTGTTAAAGAGGAGTCTCATCATCCTAACTGTTGTGAATGCGGGGCAGATTTCAGACACCATAGCCCCATGAAACACCACCTGCGAGTTCTGAAGGTACAGCTGGGTTATCCTTGTGAAAGGCAGGATTCAGATATGGAGCTTCCTGAACTAGACCCTGTCCATGTTGAAGAGGAGggtaaccattttaaaacaagcagcttgcagggctctctgtcctgtacagaatgtggaaagagtttcagtcagttacaaaacctgaaacttcaccacaaaatccacactggagagaaacaacatgtctgtcctgactgtgggaagagattcagacGTTTACAACACCTAAAACtccaccagcgaatccacactggagagaaaccgcatgtctgtgctgactgtgggaagagtttcagatatTCACAAAGCCTGAAAtatcaccagcgaatccacagaACGGTGAAATCACATGTCTGTGCTgcctgtgggaagagtttcagtcagtcaagcaCCTTGAAAACACACAAgagaatccacactggagagaaacaacatgtctgtgctgactgtgggaagagtttcaatcatttaAAATACCTGAAAGTTCATCAgagaatccacactggagagaaaccgcatgtctgtgctgactgtgggaagagattcagtcagttaaaaaacctgaaaaaTCATCAgagaatccacactggagagaaaccacatgtctgtgctgactgtgggaagagattcagtcagttaaaaaacctgaaacttcaccagcgaatccacactggagagaaaccgtattcctgtgctgactgtgggaagagtttcaatcagtcagaccacttgaaaagacaccagcgaatccacactggcgagaaaccatatgtctgtgctgactgtgggaagagtttcagactgTCAAGCGATTTGAAaattcaccagcgaatccacactggagagaaaccacatgtctgtgctgactgtgggaagagtttcaatcagtcaggccacttgaaaagacaccagcgaatccacacaggagagaaacaacatgtctgtgctgactgtgggaagagtttcagacgtttacaaaacctgaaatatcaccagcgaatccacactggagagaaaccgcatCCGTGTcataaatgtgaaaaaagtttaaCCCGCGCTCAGAAATTCCAGTCGTTTTAA
- the LOC131724933 gene encoding zinc finger protein OZF-like, with translation MEPVHIKQESPVLESVHIKEESPVLESVHIKEESPVLESVHIKEESPVLESVHIKEESPVLESVHIKEESHHSNCHECRADFRRHSTVKHHLRVLKVQLGYPCERQDSEMELPELDPVHVEEEGNHFKTSSLQGSLSCTECGKSFSQLQKLKLHQRIHTGEKPYVCADCGKSFRTLDNLKTHQRIHTGEKPYVCADCGKRFSQLQHLKLHQQIHTGEKPHVCADCGKSFNNLQNLNLHQRIHTGEKPHVCADCGKSFRQLGNLKTHQRIHTGEKPYVCADCGKRFSQSGHLKTHQRIHTGEKQHVCADCGKSFRWSQSLKRHQRIHTGEKPYVCADCGKGFRQSDKLKTHQRIHTEEKQHVCADCGKSFRQSGKLKTHQRIHTGEKPYVCADCGKSFNHLQYLKLHQRIHTGENPHVCADCGKSFNHLQYLKLHQRIHTGENPHVCADCGKSFNELQNLKIHQRIHTGEKPHPCHKCEKSLTRAQKFQSF, from the coding sequence atggagcctgtccatattaaacaggagagtcctgtcctagaatcagtccatattaaagaggagagtcctgtactagaatcagtccatattaaagaggagagtcctgtactagaatcagtccatattaaagaggagagtccagtactagaatcagtccatattaaagaggagagtccagtactagaatcagtccatattaaagaggagtcTCATCATTCTAACTGTCATGAATGCAGGGCGGATTTCAGACGCCACAGCACCGTGAAACACCACCTGCGAGTTCTGAAGGTACAGCTGGGTTATCCTTGTGAAAGGCAGGATTCAGAGATGGAGCTTCCTGAACTAGACCCTGTCCATGTTGAAGAGGAGggtaaccattttaaaacaagcagcttgcagggctcactgtcctgtacagaatgtggaaagagtttcagtcagttacaaaAACTGAAACTTCACCAgagaatccacacaggagagaaaccatatgtgtgtgctgactgtgggaagagtttcagaacgTTAGATAacttgaaaacacaccagcgaatccacactggagagaaaccatatgtctgtgctgactgtgggaagagattcagtcagttacaacacctgaaacttcaccagcaaatccacactggagagaaaccgcatgtctgtgctgactgtgggaagagtttcaataaTTTACAAAACCTGAAtcttcaccagcgaatccacactggggagaaaccacatgtctgtgctgactgtgggaagagcttcagacaGTTAGGCAatttgaaaacacaccagcgaatccacactggagagaaaccgtatgtctgtgctgactgtgggaagagattcagtcagtcAGGCCACTTGAAAACACACCAgagaatccacactggagagaaacaacatgtctgtgctgactgtgggaagagtttcagatggTCACAAAGCCTGAAAcgtcaccagcgaatccacacaggagagaaaccatatgtgtgtgctgactgtgggaagggtTTCAGACAGTCAGACAaattgaaaacacaccagcgaatccacactgaagagaaacaacatgtctgtgctgactgtgggaagagtttcagacagtcaggcaaattgaaaacacaccagcgaatccacactggagagaaaccatatgtctgtgctgactgtgggaagagtttcaatcatttaCAATACCTGAAActacaccagcgaatccacactggagagaacccacatgtctgtgctgactgtgggaagagtttcaatcatttaCAATACCTGAAActacaccagcgaatccacactggagagaacccacatgtctgtgctgactgtgggaagagtttcaatgagttacaaaacctgaaaattcaccagcgaatccacactggagagaaaccgcatCCGTGTcataaatgtgaaaaaagtttaaCCCGCGCTCAGAAATTCCAGTCGTTTTAA
- the LOC131724966 gene encoding zinc finger protein 239-like — MEPVHIKEESPELESVHIKEESPVLESVHIKEESPELESVHIKEESPVLESAHIKEESPDLESACIKRVILNSNPLSSFQDSLTCGDCGKCFSQSGTLKRHQRIHTGEKPHHCDDCGKSFREPRDFQIHQRIHTGEKPYTCAECGKSFTQSQSLKRHQQTHTGEKLHICGDCGNSFSQLQNLQLHQRIHTGEKPHVCGDCGKSFRDLQSLKLHQRIHTGEKRYVCGDCGKRFSWSSTLKRHERIHTGEKPNVCADCGKSFTRLQNLKLHQRIHSGRETVYLC; from the coding sequence atggagcctgtccatattaaagaggagagtcctgaactagaatcagtccatattaaagaggagagtcctgtactggaatcagtccatattaaagaggagagtcctgaactagaatcagtccatattaaagaggagagtcctgtactggaATCAgcccatattaaagaggagagtcctgaccTAGAATCAGCCTGTATTAAAAGGGTTATTCTCAATTCTAACCCCTTAAGCAGCTTTCAGGACTCTCTTACCTGTGGtgactgtgggaagtgtttcagtcagtcaggcacTTTGAAAAGACATCAGAGAATCCACACAGGCGAGAAGCCACATCACTGtgatgactgtgggaagagtttcagagagcCAAGGGACTTCCaaatacaccagcgaatccacactggagagaaaccgtatacCTGTgcagagtgtgggaagagtttcacgcaGTCGCAAAGCCTGAAACGTCACCAGCAAacccacactggagagaaactaCACATCTGTGGTGACTGTGGGAACagtttcagtcagttacaaaacctgcaacttcaccagcgaatccacactggagagaaaccgcatGTGTGtggtgactgtgggaagagcttcagagATTTACAAagcctgaaacttcaccagcgaatccacactggagagaaacgatATGTCTGTggtgactgtgggaagagattcagctgGTCAAGCACATTGAAAAGACACgagcgaatccacacaggagagaagccgaaTGTCTGTGCCgactgcgggaagagtttcacacgtttacaaaacctgaaacttcaccagcgaatccactcTGGAAGAGAAACCGTAtacctgtgctga